In Liolophura sinensis isolate JHLJ2023 chromosome 2, CUHK_Ljap_v2, whole genome shotgun sequence, a genomic segment contains:
- the LOC135462484 gene encoding atrial natriuretic peptide receptor 3-like, which translates to MVFSKEIKIATILPANDSRLFSIRNVAPAMEIAMALVSKSHRLLDGYTFSVKYEDSDCDIAEGINKAIKFYMQKEVNAFFGPVCDYALAPVSRQAIFWNIPVISAGGMAMDFTTSKLTEYRSLTRVGMFNFVSLCRFFMSVMNHFKWKTFKIIYDKPGQDSIVTGFCHLTTASIHYCMLAEAPEIQQSFYRLDQANSIHEMLINQVGVSSAGE; encoded by the coding sequence ATGGTATTTTCCAAGGAGATAAAAATCGCCACGATTCTACCAGCAAACGATTCCAGGTTATTCTCTATCAGGAATGTGGCGCCTGCCATGGAGATAGCCATGGCATTGGTGTCCAAATCCCATAGACTTTTGGACGGGTATACGTTTAGCGTCAAATACGAAGACTCCGATTGCGATATTGCCGAGGGCATCAATAAAGCTATTAAATTCTACATGCAAAAAGAAGTGAATGCCTTCTTCGGGCCAGTCTGCGACTACGCCCTCGCTCCGGTATCGCGACAGGCAATTTTTTGGAATATCCCAGTTATTTCGGCCGGAGGAATGGCCATGGACTTCACAACGTCAAAGCTGACGGAGTACCGTTCCTTGACGAGGGTGGGGATGTTTAATTTCGTGTCTCTCTGCCGATTCTTCATGAGTGTCATGAATCACTTCAAGTGGAAAACGTTTAAGATTATTTACGACAAACCTGGCCAAGACAGCATCGTGACTGGTTTTTGTCATTTGACCACTGCGTCAATTCATTATTGCATGCTAGCAGAGGCACCTGAGATACAACAGTCGTTTTACCGCCTCGATCAAGCTAACAGCATCCACGAAATGCTAATAAATCAAGTGGGAGTCTCATCGGCGGGTGAGTAG